A window of Pseudophryne corroboree isolate aPseCor3 chromosome 1, aPseCor3.hap2, whole genome shotgun sequence genomic DNA:
GGAGCAGCTCACAGTCAAAATTAATCTGGGAGCTACCAGACATGTTCAGCTAGTCTAGCTGCTGCTCGTGCTGCACATGGCATTTACTCTGGCtactagctggtggtcataataatgcgactcgaccgtgtatataaaCCACAATATGCATAAAAGGTCACAATTCaaaattagggcctaattcagcatgtgtactgcaggtggggcaaatgtaagatgtgcagagaggattagattttggtgggttacattgtttctgtgcagggtaatttttttacactgcactttgaaCACactcctcccaaatctaactctctctgcacaagttacacatgccccacctgcagcgcacatggttttgcccattagaggaagattttgcttttttaGCGATCCATACTAAATTAGGCACTTAAAACCACAATAAAATGGATCATATATTAATTAATAGCCCTTTGAGTACCACACAGCAATCAGTCTTAAAAGCATCCCAGGGCTGTGATTCAGCCCAGTGATTTTAGACACATACATATATAGCTGGTTTAAGTTTGGTAGTGTATGCTTATTTGTGGATCAGCAATTATTAATATCTTTCAGGATTGAGTTTAGACAACATTGTGCCAAGTAATGTATTTTGTTTAGAACTTCCTTattggctcacttccccactttttTTACTGCTTTGTACATTTCCCcttaagtgcctggagctatggAATTTCTCCATGCGGTAAGACTAAGAGGGTGCACGTAAGACAAAAGcattaagtgcaccctctgggCTTACTGCGTGGGGTAGCAGGCAGTGACTGAATAGCTCTGGGTAGAGCTACAGCTGCGCGATAAGCTCCACTGCTAACTTATCTGCCCTATGTGTCATCCACATAGCAGCAAATGGACCAGATAACGTTTCTAGTTAGTGTAGCATGGTCCCAAGCACTGCAGCAAGGACAGAACAGAGCATTCCACTGGCATAGTATGCTTGAAGGGAACTTTTCTGGTGGAACATCAAAATGGCGCATATACAGTATGCCTCAATTAATATTCTTAAGTGTTCTGCTACTCGTCTATGGTGCTTATAGCATAATCAAAGTGGTCTTGATTAACTGCAGTATGAAGAGAAAGGTCTCATTGTGGACATGTAAAGATTAGCAAGAACACTCAAAACTAGCATTCGTTTTATAATCTTTATACACTTACAATTAATTCTAAATACAGAAAGGCAAAGTACATAACATATATACAGCATTTGCAAAATATACCAATTATAACAGTATTTAAATATTCACATTGCCTAGTGAAGGAATATAATTAAATCCTGCagacatgtacagtacataacTGCTCAATTAAACCAGTTACATaattgcatttttttggcattggCAATAGAGCCTTGATCTGCTGCAGGGCTAGGCAACGTGCGGAACTCCGGCTGCTatggaactactgtactgtacacttcCCAGTATGCCTTGAGAGCAAGAGTGATAGGGCATGTATTATCCTACAGCAGTTGGGTTGACACATGCTGCATGTCCCTGATCTACTGGATGTCTTACTCCAATATTAAAAGTGGTTGGACACCTCGCCATGAAGAAAACACTGATTACAGCATACAAGGTGTTTGGCTTGTCAATACTGCAGACTGCATGTAGCGTTATATGCCCACGGCCTCTGTAGGTGACGCACTTTCACACTCAACCTGAAATCAATTTCAGTGCAGCTTGTGGTTCCAACTCTATTAAAACAACGTTATAAACTAGACTATGGGAGCCATTTGCTTAAGTTTTTAATTCACGGTTGTTTTAATTAATTTGATATTTCACATTTAAAAACAGACTCTGCAGCTTGTACAAGCTCAATGGAAATTGTAACTGAAGTCTTTGTTTTTCTGTCTAGATCCCTTGAGTTTCTTAGCCACTTTAGCAGTTCATTTTCAGCTTACATAGACAGCATGCCAGGTGTTCTCTAAACGGAATGCAACTGTATCCTGTTCAGAGACCCTAGCATTCGGACATCTCTTATTGCACAAGGCAATGGGCCTTTGTCTACACCAATAATCTCACCATTACACACATTTACCAATGCATAAAGAGTTTTAATACAGATTCTAAACAACCAGTGCATGATTCTGCTACTTTATGCCCCCCGGGGAATGGGGAACAATTAAAAATGCATTAACTGAAATAATGGACGACTTGTGTCCATGTATAGCAATGGACGACTTGTGTCCATGTATAGCAATGGATTAACGCAGCAGATCTGTAACCGATATTGATAGAGCTTGTGTGAATCAGCCCTTGTGCAAATATTGACATGCATTAGTTTGTGTTGCAAAAACAtaaaccagtataaaatatattcaCAGAACATTTCTAAAAATATTTCACTTTATAGTCAAAACTTCATAGTCTAGAAGTAaacttaaatttatatatatataaaaaaaacaaaaacaaaaaaagtttaaaaaaaataaaaaaggtaacAAATGTCCAACTTCCCTGTGCTGGAAGGGCCAGCATTCTCACACAGAAAAATGGCATATGAAGCCACGGCCACCTAGACCAAACTTGTCAATCGTTCATGGAAGAAAGTCCCCTAGCAGGTACTTGTCTTTGTGTTCGTGGAACTGCTGGTGTATGAATTGGTCTTTCTGGAATACTTCATGGAGCTAAATGAGATCTGCATTCTCTCCACAGTCCTTACGCTGCGGCAGAGGAAAGTGTTTCTGACGTTTTCTCTGAAATCCTTGGACACAAAATAATAGACAAAAGGATCAATGCAACTGTTCaaggcagagagacacagggcCACGATGTAGACTGCATAGACGTTTCCTACGTGGGTTTCCTTTATCGTTCCATAGTTAACCAACAGCAAAACGTTGCTAGGCAGAAAGCAGACGAGACACATGATTAGCACTGTGATAATAAGCATGATGGCTCGCTTTCGCTTTTTGCCAATATTTTCATCTGTGATGGATGCATTCAAAGTCTTTATCATGAGTGCGTAAGCCACTGTGATCAGCACAGCTGGGAGGAAAAAGAGGCCAATCCCAAGCGAGAGGAAGTAGTTGAACATATCGTAAGCCGCGACGCTGAGCGGCAAGACGTCATGGCATGTTGTGATGTTGAGGTTGGTCACGTAGACCGTCTGATCATACAGATACAGAGGAATGGTGCTGAGCATAATTATGATCCATATGGTCACTGAGACAATGAGTGCAATCTTCGTCTTCTTCCTGGTGTGTGAGATGGGATTCACAATAACCCAGTATCTTTGAACACTCAGGCACGTGATGAATAAGATTGAGCAGTACATATTTCCATAGAAAAATCCCACGAGTACTTTGCACAGACCTTCTCCATAAATCCAGTTGTTGCCATTCAGATGATAGGAAATCTTAAATGGAATCCAGATAACGAACATCAGATCTGCTATTGCCAAGTTGGCCATATAAACCACCGCTGGGTGCTTCTTCTTTGTGCGGAAGAAGAAAACCCACAATGCAATGGCATTGCTTGGTAATCCTACAACGAACACAATGATGTACACCAAAGGGAGAAAGACTCTCGTCAGGCCGCTGGTCAGAACTTTCTGTGCAAACTCGTTCACTGTATAGCCAAGTTTCCCAGTAATGTTGTTGACTACATCAACATTACCCACAAAGTTTCTTCCTTTTTTCGTAGAATTTGTGCCTACAAGAAAAAAATTAAACAGTTAATATTCTGTCTGATGAGTGTGAGACCGTTTATTTTCTAGAAGTCAAAGTTTCAGATTCAGTTAAGAAAAACAGTCACATGAACTCACACATAAAATTATATAGAAACGGCATCATTTTATGAATTGCCTACTGCAGACCCGCAGAAAGGTAAGTAGCACTGCAGATTGCAGGCCCCAATATTATCAAGATACGCTTTTCGGAGTTTGCCCCCTTTAGTTTACTCCATCTTCAGCTGGTGCTTTAGTGAATGGAACCAACGAGCAGGAGAGAACTCTTCCTATCCCCCTCCCGCAGGCTCCAATCCCAGAAACTGACACTTTGTGCATACTGTACGTAGAGTCAGATTCCCCCAGAGAAGTCTTTCACAAATATGAAAGACTTCTCCCAATAAGCCTGGTAAGTAGCTAGCAGGGACAGCAGTTATTGTTACCGATGTCCGTGCATGTTAACTTTAGTACATTGCGGGGATATTTTCAATCAAAATTAAATTATCTGTTGCAATGCAGAGTGCTAATAAATCGCTGAATGGTAACAAAGAAAGCTTGAAAGAAAGGGCCCAATtcggacttgatcgtagcagcaaatttgttatcagatgGGCAAACccgtgtgcactgcgggggggggggggggggggggtttgggaggggcagatatatcatgtgcagagaaaattagatgtgggtgtggtatgttcaaactgaaatataaattgcagtgtaaaataaagcagccactgtttaccctgcacagaaacaatataacccacccaaatctaactctctctgcacattatatatctgccccccttgtagtgcacatggttttgcccattatctaacaaatttgctgctacgatcaggtctaaactagACCCAAAATCAGTTTCCAATTATAGATAGAAACTCTGCAAACAGTGTGCTTGTTTCAACATCACATAAACCCAGATAACGTAATAaaacgttttttttcttttttaaaaaggTCAAGGTCTCTTTTTATAGTATCACAATGATAAATCAAAATGCTCAAATGCTATAAGAGAATTTAGAAACATATCCAAGTCTCTTTTCACTGATATaggggcctatgtattaataattgCAGCACTGCAGTGATTATTAACAATTCAtatcaccagggctgccatcaaaaattgtggggcctgagactgacaaaataggcaggcacCCTCCCCTGGGTGTGGAGCATCAA
This region includes:
- the F2RL1 gene encoding proteinase-activated receptor 2; amino-acid sequence: MWGRRLLVGAVLLSTCCLIVSGTNSTKKGRNFVGNVDVVNNITGKLGYTVNEFAQKVLTSGLTRVFLPLVYIIVFVVGLPSNAIALWVFFFRTKKKHPAVVYMANLAIADLMFVIWIPFKISYHLNGNNWIYGEGLCKVLVGFFYGNMYCSILFITCLSVQRYWVIVNPISHTRKKTKIALIVSVTIWIIIMLSTIPLYLYDQTVYVTNLNITTCHDVLPLSVAAYDMFNYFLSLGIGLFFLPAVLITVAYALMIKTLNASITDENIGKKRKRAIMLIITVLIMCLVCFLPSNVLLLVNYGTIKETHVGNVYAVYIVALCLSALNSCIDPFVYYFVSKDFRENVRNTFLCRSVRTVERMQISFSSMKYSRKTNSYTSSSTNTKTSTC